The DNA window CATGACCCAAACAAAACTGTAGTCAAAAAGTATTTTCATGAAGCTGGATCAATAATGTGATTagttatttctttaaaaatgcattttaaatcaGAGATGCTCAATAATGACTACACTTTTCCTAATACAATCTGTAGCTGATCTTCTGTAATATAAACATCTAAGAAGATTCATTTTGGAGAAACCAATAAGactgtatttgtatttttaacgGAAGTACACACTTTAAAATAGTccctgtattttaatttttggatGGACAAGGAAACAGAAGGCAGAGCAATTCAATAAGCTCAGAAAATTAAGCCTTAAGTTATATGAACACATTACCATATTTCATCTATTGCCAGCTAAGTTTCTTATCATACCTGAGTAATATTACTTAAAAGATAAAGAGCCACTTAAATACAAAgtactagaaaataaaaatacttcctttttGTCATAACATCCACATCAACGAATGCACTAAACACATTATCATCTTGAAAACTTAAAATGAGAAGTTTTGTGTCTAAATATAATACCTACATAATATGTCAGTCCCTTGATTAATGTTCATGTGCTTTGTATCCTGGAGCCTTGAAATCTGTGGTATTGCATCATTAGTCTGCTGACTAGAGGAATAACCTCAGGTGAGAAAACTGACTTGTGTGGTAAGAGTAGAATCATAGGCTGAAATGAGCTGAAAGAGGGCATTCAAATTCCTGTAAGTAGACTGGGGGGAAATTAGGATAGGAATTAACATGAAATACTTCTTTACAGCAAGTGACAAAAGAAGTTTTTGATATTACCAATAAATTGTAGTTAGATGATGTTGCTCCAGTTTGTGACAATTTAGCTGGTATGCCTTCCAGAAACAAGTATCAAGCATGTAATTCCACACTTGCAACTTTACTCCCATCTGCAATACAGGGCAGATAGAATCACCAATCCCATAACATTTGTATTCTGATAAatgatatttctgaaaaaaaaccccgaCTATCTACACTGTGGTATGTTTTTAACTGATTTAAAAAGCTCTCTGATGTCTGTGGGCTTGAACTACCATGGTGTTGGATGTGGGGTGGTTCTTCACTCTCCTTTTAATCCGGCAATTTCTCACAAATCCAATGACTGTTTTccttgtgaaaaaaataaattcaggttATTGCATGTAAATAAAATGAAGGGTGAAGTTTACCTGGTCTGAACTGACTATGATGGGCTCTCTAAGAATAATCCAGGTAACACACTCTTCACAAGGTGGAGTAGTGACAGATCCATGGTATGTCCAGTAGTCGTGAGATTTAGGGAAAAGAATTGAAGGATCAAAGTTTGGAAAAGGagcatttttcccctttaaaataaaaacaaaaacacaacaaaacaaaacagaaaacgTCAACAAATCTAGCCAAGATTTGCTTGCAGCTCTGTTATTTTAAGAAACGGGGAGTGACTCAGATACTGCAAATGTATGAACTGAGGAAAGTAAGCACAGATCTACACAAGATATAATGGTGCAGTGAGACAGGGGAACTGAATGACCCTCACAGATGGGCCCAGAGAAGCATGATCAAACAGAAAACTCCATTATGCTGCTTCTTGTACCTCAGCTAAGTCATGTGAAGCAGCATCCAGTACCAATGTGTTTCACtcatttctgtgcagaaatacTCCTCCTTCTGGCCTCCTTTCTTATGGAAATTCTTTCTATCTATTGAATATTGCATAAAGTGAGACAGGTACTGCTTTTATAATATTTgtgctaataaaaaaaaagacaacctaTGAAATGTGAGATTTATCACATAATGTTATCTAAGACACAAATGTCTAGTCGGTGGCATTTCCAGAGATCCATTAGGCAGCCTATATATTAAGACCAAATGGACCAATTTCTAAATATGCCCTTTATTTGGCACTGCCCACTGAGGCAATAAGGTTACATGCCTAGTTTTTAGGTGAGCAAAGACTGGGTAAATTGCTCATTTTCGCCAAACTCATATGCCCTGCTAAAGTCAAAGAAGGTTCTTATGTAAATGGAAGAAAGGACTTTTCATGTTAAGGAAAAGCTTGGTTTTAGTCCCAAATACATTCTAGAAATGTTGCAGAGCAGAATCTCAAAATTAGGAAGTCAAACAttgttattctttttttttttgtcctgagaCTTTGAGCAATCTTCCTATAATGAAAAGCGCAACATCATTACCTTTGTTTTGATAGCATTTATTTCTTCAAGAATTCTCTTCATCTCTGGTTTGGGAGTTTCCCCTACCTGTAAAAAACAACATGTGAGCTAAGCAAGGAGTTCTGCTTGACCAGGTTTCTTCTTTCTACTATTTTTCTGTATGAGCATCTATCAACTACAAAACTATGAGCATCTATCTAAACATCTgtcaaatataaaattataatgtATTAACCCAACCTATCACCCCTACCAGCTTGGTAAGCTATGTCTTCTGTCTGTTACCTCTGCCTGTATCTCCCAACAGATATTATGATACAAATGGGGAAATTGTTTCACTACAGAAATTTTAGCATAACAGGTAATTTCACAACACACATTTCATGGTCAGATATATTGTTTGCAATTGCTGATCTCAAAAAAGACATCCAGCGTTCCATCTCTAGTTCTGTGTCTAGTGAATATGAATTAAACAAGAGAGAGCAACAGCTAATATTTCAGGCTCATGCTGCATGCCCCTGAAaggattggaaaaaaaaacaatgagTAATATGTATTGCCTGTGAGATATTTTGTTTGAGAGAAAGTTCATGAAAAACCTAGAAGAGACACATGTCCTTGAAATCTGTCCCCAGTTAGCAAAAAAGACAGCTGACTGCTGTTGGTGAGAGGGCTACTTCTGACACACGTCCCCATTCCATGAGCCACATAGTGACACAATAGCTGCAGGGACAAGTGTGTGTAGTTTTGGATAGCACTTGAGATAATATGACTCATGCTCTGTAACTTGAAAGGGATACATTACTGAAAGTCAACCCCTTCAATGTGGTAGGATCCCTAGAAAATATACCCACCAGagagttttggctttttttaaccCTCTAAGAATAGAAACTTCATAGAATCAATGCAAAGAAGGATTGCACGCTCTACTTACTTGCAAAAATATGGCCAAAACAGCAATCCCATCAGTTCTTCTCTTAGCATCAAGGTAATTACTGTATTTGGGATTCCAGTGTAACAAATGTAGCttgaaacagaggaaaacatgTAAAAAGCCCCATTATTCAACAGCAAGccatcagaaggctgaatttacaGTTCTTCACATAACTGTGTAAGTTTGAGGGAAAAAGGAATGATAATGAGGTCTTCCAAAACAAGAGATGAAAAAGGGACAGCAAAGTCATCTAACAGTTATATCTAATCATCTAATTGCATAATTATAcagtttgctttaaaataaactatAAATATCTGAataagaaattgaaaaaaaaaataactgtaaTCTCATCTTAAAGCTGAAGAAAAGTTGCTGAAGTAATCAGGTAGACCATGCAGTTCAGACATCATATACTGATATGTGACTCATTTCCATTTGGCATTTGAATTACAGCAATTCTATCAAAGAATCCATATGAATGTCGTTCATGTATATTACTAGTCTACATTTCTCATGTTCTTTACAATCCTAAAGTGTTCAAGAATCAAGGTAATTCATTCTTCCCATCCCTTTCTATCAGTGCAATTTTATACTTCTACTAcaattctgtgttttcagaaTACTGTTTTAGGAAGTTTGGACTGCAACTGAGTAATTCAGTCTTGCTGTGCTGTTTCACACCACACTGgtttgagaatatggaaaccttcatttcacacagaatttttcttttctcctgctgtgaGAATGACTTCAACCTGATTTATAAGAATCAATGGGAGTAAGAATAAAAAGGCACAgataaataaacagaaagaactcccagaaaaacagagaaatcacAAATTTTATCCCAACAGAACAATAGtgtcaaattttattttacgCCCTGTTTTAAAGCAAGAAGTGAGTCTTACCTCTCCTGCATACCTGACTCCATTCACGACATGCTCCGAGCCGTGGTCGTCAGACGAGCCCCAGTGGAAGTGCAGCTGCCGCAGCCTGTAGACTCCTGGAAGTGGCCCACCTCTCAGCACTGCAATTGATAATCTGCAACAGCATCAGACTCAAGGGTCTCCCAatgcttttaaatgaaattcatGTATCTACAATATTTACTCATGTATTTACGTATTTGCTGTACAGATGCCCTGTGTTCTGAAAATCCGCACTGATTTTAGACACATGTCAGGCAACTGCCTTCTGCCATGCACACCTATAGGCAGAGGAGAACTTTTGTGTCTAGGCTTCCATTACAGTCACTAGAGATCCCTGATTTAATTCAGCTACATGAATGTGTCTCTGGAATAGTCCAGAGACATCTGGACAGGACTGAGAGATCTAGTCCAGGATCTGTGGAAGAACTGTACATTCTAAAGGAATATCTGGAGGCAAGGGGAAATAGATTAGGTTATCAAACATGTCACAAGATGCCTGTGTTTGGGTAACTGAAGTAACCCCTAATTGAACAGTCAAGCCTCTAGAGTAATTCTGCTTACCTTAAAGCAGACACTCAACATACTGAATTGCTCTCTGGATTCCTTGAACTCCAACTCTGCCGCCTCAAATGGTAGTTTAGATATAATCCACCAACTTTTAAAATCCCACAATAAAACACCTAAATGTAGATGTCTTAATCTCCCCCTGAATTGAATCTAGGATTGGCTGATGTGAAAGTACACAAATATAACCAGGATTAAGATCAACTACTGAAGTGCTAGATGataaaaaaattaccagaaaacACTACAAAATTGTGTATCTTACTGCAGGCTATGACTTAATTATTTAAAGAGTTATGAAATCACTGATGCTGCTTCTGCTCTAATAGCTGCTCCCTCCAGTtatggaagaggagaaagaatgcagaaaataaaccaaagaaaagcaaacactgaGAATGCAAGCtattttcctaaagaaaagtccagccagtGATGAATGTTTCCTAAATATTGTTACCATTTATAAATAATACTGTAAATGAAGGTGGTCTATTTGAAAGAATCAGTTAAATagaaaaacatatttacatTCACCAAATACTAGAAGATACTTAATTCTCATTCACTTTTTTTGAGGATCGAATCTATAGCATTCCTATAAAACTTTCAGCAGTTCCCAAGAACTGGTCTTTATATGccaaagaaaaatatccttCAATCTGAAAATAATTCAATCCATTATCATCTCAAGAAATACAGCATTAGGAGTTGAGCAAGCTGTTTTTCTCAACAAAATCCTTTTACTTCTTCCCACAGACATTCATAACTGCAGTGAACACAGTCAGGGTAAGAGTAGTAGCTGACAAGGCCATCAATTCTCCATTAAAATAGATCCGTAAGGCCAAGTAATCCTCTTTAAGGTAAAAGTATGTAATTATTTCCACTGATGGGCCATCAGCAGACATTTTTGTTTGGGCATTAGGTGAAGCTCTGCGTCATCTCATGCCAACACATTCCTGTTTTACTCATCTATAAATAGGCAGTAACTTTTACTTAGCACACTTTAAGCAGAAAGAATGATGCAAACAACATCTCCTGAAGGACAAAAAGGTATTTCCTTTCTTCTAATTACCAGTGTGTAGTATTAAACATATAAATACATGAAATGACACTGTAAGTAAATGAAATCttcctgcattttaaaaagggaaaaataaacaagaattATCTTCTCCAATAATTAAAACACTAAAAATTTCAAACTATGTCTGCATAGCTCAAAATTAGTAAGGTTTTTTTAATCATGTGCTTTGGAACTTAAATTCCAAACATATCTTTATCCTCTTGGGCTTCAATACtatgtaaataaaaatgcacaaccacatgacagaaaaagaatataaaataaagtttATAAAAGAAGAGATGGTGTCTTGACATTATTTTTCAGCAATGTAAGAGGGAATTTTTCTGACAATTGTTGTACAGGACCTTAAATATCTGAGAGTCATGGCAGAATTACCAAAATGTAATTTGCCCAGGTGCAGGAATACACAAAACAGCTCAGGAAGACAGGGGAGAGAAATATTCGCTTCTTTTTGGTGCCTTATTAATGCAAACTCTCATCCCATTGCTCAGTGACTGACTCCAAATGGGTTTGCACATCACCCTCAGTGACCCATCAGTGCCTGATATCAGACATAAAAATGTCAGTCTGTCTTGCTCAAATTCTGTGCTCCCCACACATCCACAGTGAAGAATGATCTATCACGGAACAATCCTACATGGACACACACATGGGCATCTGCTCTGGAAAAAAGCTCACCTTTTATTTGATCTGTCATCAGCTGAGCAGCATGAGACAAAATGGGCTAAGAAAAGAACAGgcttttttttcacttccaaTGTAATCACTAGGGCAAGTGTTGCACACAAGGATGTAACTCGGGCAAGAAAACCCTGTCTCTCACTCTGTGACACAGCAAAAAGAAGGTGTCATGCAGTTGAGTGGAGATGGCTGCTCCAGTCACTTTATCTCAGCTAGCTGGGTGCCCTTGACAACAGAAAAGTGACAAGAAGCTTTTCAAATATGTGCATCCACTTGCTGAGCAGCTTCTGTAGGGATCTGGTTGTTAATCTGTGCTAGTGTCAATTGTCATCTGCCCTCACTAAAAGTAAAACTGGCAAAGTTATGCCTATACAAAAGTCTTCCCTGTTTGCTGTAAAGGCAGgtgaaaaaacccacagagaaCAAAGCAGACTCATGAGACACATTGTGTTTATAAACGTGACAAGAAATGACTGTTCTAGGAAGATTTATGATCACACATCCTGCCAAATCCATAAAATGCACTGGTAAACCCCAATGGAAGTAAATTAGCAATGACAACTGAAAAGATACATTACCTTTGTTATGCTGCTTCATAATAGAATCTAACAGTGCAGTACAGAACCCACAGCTGTTTCACATCAGTGTCACATTCTAAAAGTCATAAGAAAGCCTTTGCTCAGAAGAGGATCTCTGCACTAAAATCATCCAGCTATCTGCAGGGATAAAATGTGTTTCCTAAAAGCTTTTGGAAATCAAATTTCAGTTCTTACTGAAATATCCTTTAAGCAAGCACTGAATAGATATGGAGCACCTTTGTATGCAACTTTGTACTCTTTTAGGGAAGACTGGGAAAGAGAAGTGTCAGACAGAAGTCTGTCAGCTTGCCACCCACCCTCACCTACACTGTAACACATCTTTGCCAGTTTCGTGCCCCTGGATCACAGCCTGTTCATCAGTAAGCTCCCAAATCATACTCATTTGTGATCTGTGTGGCTGCCCCACCTCCAGGGGCAGAAAACTGTCAGTCCTCTGTGTAGCTGTAGCCTCAGCAGGCCCTTGACTAGAATGAAAAGTCAAGCACTTTTAATTCTAACAATGGAAATTCAAAGTTAACAGAAGGTCAAGCCCTAAATTCCCTGTACCCAAGTACAGGAGTTCTCAATACCTTCATGCAGACATGACAAATGACAGATGTGTTATTACACTGAAGGAAGAACTTAACTTTGCTGCCTTTTGCCTTTTGCAGCGCAGCCATTGAGTGGTACCACAACTACAAAAGTACTGGGATTTAGTGGTGCTTTTTTTGTAACAGCTACTGATTTTCTACAGTGTAAATTCAGCAGACAAAATCTTAAGTAACATTTTTCAGGAATCAACCAAAACTAGAATGTCTATGGACAGATTTCCCCTGGTTTAATTAAAGTTACTAGGGTTTGTCTTCACTCTATAATACCagtgaaaaaaaggaatgttttATTTACCAGAAGTTGATaatgaaaaatttcatttgcaaaaataaatgagatttcCCACAAAGGGGCATTTGAGGAAATGCTGGCCACAAGCCCTGGCCATGCTAAAAGAGCCCATTAGCAACAAGCTCTGacttctctaatttttttttttttttgcatcatcTACTTTCAAAGCCACTTTTTTCTTTGATAGGAAAGATTCTGAAAACAGCATCAAGGTAAGCCTGTAAGAATGTGTGCCTGCAGTGAGGTACTCCAAACCCTTAAATGTCACCCATCTAAAAGCCAGTAAAAGAAGTAGGAATCTGTTTGGTTGATGAACGTCCATAGGAACtgccaacaaaaacaacaaacaaagaGGGAAGATGAAGGCAGGTATCCATGTGACTTTAGTGGATCTCTGTCCAGCTGCTCTGTCAGGGTTCCATTACCAGACTTTTGTATCTTTACTGTTTCTCAAATAATCAAACACTGGTGTAACCATCTAACCAAGGTATTACAACAATAGCCAAATAGTCATTAACTTTAAGGAAGTTATATATCTCAAAGAGCATCATGACAATAGTCCCACCAGCTAGAAGCTCTCAGGACAGTTCTCTGATATGAATATTTTAtgaattttagaaataaatggaTTATGATAGTGGAAATAAGATTTCAGCCccaattcaaataaaaaatgggTCACTGCTGGATCTAAAAGAGTATCTGAATTGCCAATCAGGCAAAAAAAACATAGCAAACATAGCAGTGGTAGGCTGTCAAAGTACCCAAGTTCTGGTGTGTTCTACTGAGCCCAGCTACCTAGAAGGTTTGATTTCAGCTCCCAGTTCTTTCCTCAATTTTCAGACTCCAGCCCCCACCTGCAATCATTTTAGAGTGCATAAGATCCATCTACATGGGTACAATAAGACAGAAAACTGAATCCACAGAAATCCATTGACTTGTATGGATAGGCAGCAGAGGAATGATACTGCTCCTACAGCAACTTCATCTGTCAGCAAAGTCAGCAAAGCTTTCAATTTTGTAGCAGATTCTCAAAGTAAATCAGACTTCATAAACAGCTGGAAATAAATTCTCCAATTCCTTCCACTAAGCTAACCCTAAGCATAAAAGTAATAAGGCCTATTTTCAACATAATACCTGAATTACATTGGATGATACTGATACTTCAATTGTTTGAATTAAAGAAACTGTCCTCAGTTGTGAATTCTTCAAGTGTTCTTGGCAGGATATACAATGAATGTAAAATTTGGAGACATCCAAAGTAATTGATTTCATCACTCACCTTGGCAATTTATTCAGCAATCTATTTTATCCAAACTAATGAAAATGTAGACAGAAGTACAGATATGGGTATGACCACTATAACTgaaaaaagccaggaaaataaatgcttaGTTTTCTGGTTAACTCAGAAATAATTCAGATAGAGAGTGATAGACATATACACAGACATAGAGAGAATGAGCATCTTTGTCCAAAGGAATAAAAGCTTCATTCCTATATGATTGCTATTGCATATGTATGTTTTGTGCAGCTGGTGGTTCTTTTACATAAAAAATAAGCCTACATTGTACATATCctaaaaaactgaaaatgtgtTCAAGTCAGTAGGAGTATGCACAGTGGAATTCGTCCTGCAATTAGCATTATATTAGAGAAAGAACACCACCCACAGACTCTGCAGGCGATGGTATAACAAAGGAGACATAACAACAAACACTGAATGTTTCTTGACTTCAAAGAGTTGAGATATACACCTACTTTTTTTGCAGTGAGTCGCATTTATTTCTGAGATCAAAACACAACAGTTACTAAGCAgttcatctgaaaaaaaaattcagaacatTCTGAAAACTTTCTGTTCTTTGTGGTGAGCGTTGCATCCATGCTGTAGATTGCTGTGCCTGGATACTCCCTCCCATTCAAAATCTGAGTTATTTTCACAATGcttacacttttatttttatgcagaaGATGCAACCATTGGTATATCTGATGCTGTTTTAACAAATACAACAGATGGTAAAAAATGGTAATAGTCATGGTGTGTTCTCACATGCCACAGCTACATTTCTTTACTTGTGTATCATTTTATCTGacattaataatatttttcttcaaataacATTGAAAATTTCCACTTTGCTAGAAAAGTTACAAAACTCTTGATTGCACAGCAATATTTGAGTTTTGATAGTATATTAACTAGTCCAGCATACATACATTTTGATCCTCAGTTTCATGAAACCCAACTAATTAGTTAAAAATCTATTAAATTAAATCCACGTCTGTATATACTCAACAAGAAACAATCTATGAGTAAGATTTCTCATAGTAATTAGAGCTGTCAGTCCTAGTCATATAGAAAGTGTAAGTTTCAATGCAGATAAGAAATAAGTCTGTACACTGTATGCTGTCATAGATGCAAGTGGATAAAAGCTGACACAATTAAATTTATCAGCCCTATAATCTTCACTAAGACAAAACCCCATTAATGCCAAAAAGAGCTTCAACTGATTAAATACCATGACGTTGTGGCAACATCTGGCTTGTTACTTCATTTATCACAAATTACATGGATAGagtttttaaatattgtaaCTTAAGATGTTCTGCAGGGCATCTCAAATAGGCAAAATGGAACTCAGTTCTCACAGAAAAAGTCTGGGCCTCCTTCATCCTGAAAAGCAACACAACTGCAATGACTTTCTGCAGCCCCAGAAATTTATCTTACACCTTAAATCACCCTGTACCAAGTTTCTTTGCGCCTCTCTCCATTCCCTGGGATTTTACTGATGAACTTTAAAAGGAGACTCAGactttgccagcagcagcacagggtacCCAGTGATAGAAACCTGTAACATCACACACAGGCAGTACACAGCATCCTTCCAAGAGCCTGAAGAGTCAGAGCAGGCTCTGCCATGCAAATTGAGAAACAGTCACCTTTATGTAATGACagagatgaaaacaaaaccGACCTGATCTATCGAATGAATCATCAAATACAACTCTGCAGGTTTTCCCGTTGTTGAGGATGGTCTTAGCTGCACCAGGATCATAACTAGCAAACCATGGTAGTAGAGAACTGTCATAATGCACGTCTTTGTTATTGATTTCAATCGGCGACTGATGGCGTCCTTTCGCAAAAGGGTAATTTTTGTGCCACTGATCTGGTCCTAcaaaaaagtacagaaaagtATCAGGAAAATCTTTTCCAGAGAGATATGAATTATACTTGTTACAATTAACACAAGTTTGGCTTTGCTTAAGTATAGAACATAATTTAAGTGCATTAATAAGTAATTGCCTAGTTGTTATTCATGCCCTGTCAAGAGTTTCATTGTATAAAAAACAACTAGATTGATTTCTAGCTGGAATACTGGATACTTAAGAGTCCTTCAACTGAACCTAAACTCTTGCAGCAACCTCAAGACTGACAACTAGGAGAATGATAATATGccaagaaagaaaaccagaggTATATATACTCCAAGTCCAGCAGTGGCTAGAAATGTGATGGGATATACCCAAATGATTGAAATATGGGACCACGTAGCCATATGGAACGAGAAAAGGCCACTGAACCCTGGACACGCCAAGAATTTGAAACGTGGATTTAATTATCATCATAGTTTTACCAAGAAGTTCATGTGGAAAAAGCCGGACCAATGCTGAACTgttcttcctgcagcagaggagagagCGGGAACAAGAGACCACCAATACCCcaacctccccaggcaggcggggcctgcagcccagcactgctcttcCTGCATTAGGGCTGGCCTAAATTGGACATATTGCTATGTCCAATTTTAATTTACACTAACAGTAGGAAAACTGACTTTATTTAACTCAAAGACCCCCTGCCATTGACCTCTCCTTCCGCCAGCTTCGCCTCTTCCGTGCCTGCGAGCGACAACCGAGCGGCCTCGGCCCCGCCGCCTGCAGAGCCCCGGGCCCGCCTGGAGCCCGTGTCCCCGCCATGCTCCCTCGGGAAGCGGGGTCCCCGTTTCGCCCCGGTTTCGGTGCCGGGAGGAGCGGGCCGGGCGCGGCCCCCTGCTCACCGTTATCGCTGTCGTAGCCCCAGGGGTAGTAGTTGGGGTTGATCATGGTGCGGTGCCGGCGCCGCGCCCCAGCCTCTGCCGGCGGCTCTGGCAGGACGGTGGCCTCGGCTCACGGCGGCTTTTTATAGACTCCCGCCAAATCCATGCCCGTCCCCGCCGCCCGACGGAGCCGGGAGGGCCCCGGGAGCCGGGGGCGGGGAGCGCGGCGCTGCCTCGGACCGCCCGCCCGCCTCGCTCCCGCTGTCCCCCGGGAATGCGGGGGAAGGAACCGGCCGGGACAGCGCCGGGAATGCCCAGCGGGGGGAAAGGGCTGCCAACGCCTGCCGGGGAGATGGAAATATAGAAAAGCGCGAATGTCCAGCACTAGGCACGGGCAACGTATGAACAGTTTTCAAATTCAAGTGAAATAGGTGCGCATCCATGCGCCAGCCAGGGAGCTTTAGCCGGGCTGGCTGCTGAAATGAAGCGTGCAGGTCCAGGCAGGCTGGCGGGGCTTTTCATGGCTGTTTGCAGAAAGCCTCTTTTGGCGTAAGGCCTGCGCGGTTCGGAGGGGCTGGGTGTCTCCCCAGGAGGCCGCGCTGGAGCTGTGTTTCCCTCCTGGTGTGTTGTGCCACAGCCCTGATCCAGGGGCCAGCAGGGGGTGAGGGGATGAGTCCAACACTTTTGTGCAAATGGCTATCACAGGTTCGCACCCTTCCCTAGGAAATTCCCGTGTATTCGCCTGGGTTCCAGCGCTGCTCCCTGCTGTGCGGTCTCCCGTTGCCTTCATAAACAGCTTCGCTGCAAAAATTCAGTGGTATTAATTGCTCCAGCCTTTAAAAAGGTGCTGCTTCCTCTACTGCAATGTTTCTTGGTAAATGGAAATCATTAAGCTAGCTGAAGATCCAGTTCCTGCCAGCTCCAGATAAAATCGTTATTATCAAATTAAGCATAGGAtctgtttgttttgcttcagCTCTAATTCTCCTTTCATTTAGCAGGGTGTTATGCATCAGATTGCACTTAAAATTGTAAGCATACTTGCTAGCAGGCATGTGTTCCTTATGTGACACACAGAAATCAAATGacttctaaaaatatttgttattctTGCACACAGAGAATTGCCAGATGAGATAAAGACAGAGGTTAGCACCAATGGTGTAAAATCGATGAGGGGCTGACTAAGTAGAAGAAAAAACACTAGATTGAAAGATGAATGACTGTGATTTAAATTTTAGAAGACTTTCTGTATAAGAAGGATTGAGCTTATTTTACTTGCTTATAATGAAGTGAGGTAAAAACATACAAGTTGGttgaagaaaaatgcaaatggCACAGGATGGAAGTGTGGAGTCATAGTGCAGAATAAATCAGTATCCCTGAATGTTGTGTAAACGACAGTGGGTCATACTTAGTACCTGAAGGTGTTACACGGTGGTCTTGAATCATAGCCCTAGCTGAAAGATTTTTTCTGGTATGAAGAGGAagtgaaagagaaggaagagtgGGTCTGTTGGTGATAACATGTCAAAAAGTATTACCAGGCAGGAACTGCTCACAGAAAAACCCAGGAGCAAACCAAGGACGTGTCCCTGGAGCTGAAGAGACCCTGGTGTGACCTCTGAGACAGGTCTGTTGGCCTCATGGAGCTGAATTACAATGAGTTGCAACAGGTGCAGGGGAGACAAGGCCATTAAAGAGCC is part of the Ammospiza nelsoni isolate bAmmNel1 chromosome 1, bAmmNel1.pri, whole genome shotgun sequence genome and encodes:
- the LOC132075931 gene encoding carbonic anhydrase 3-like; its protein translation is MINPNYYPWGYDSDNGPDQWHKNYPFAKGRHQSPIEINNKDVHYDSSLLPWFASYDPGAAKTILNNGKTCRVVFDDSFDRSVLRGGPLPGVYRLRQLHFHWGSSDDHGSEHVVNGVRYAGELHLLHWNPKYSNYLDAKRRTDGIAVLAIFLQVGETPKPEMKRILEEINAIKTKGKNAPFPNFDPSILFPKSHDYWTYHGSVTTPPCEECVTWIILREPIIVSSDQMAKLRSLSKNAENEPNHPLVDNWRPTQPRYFRMVSASFL